One window from the genome of Hippocampus zosterae strain Florida chromosome 7, ASM2543408v3, whole genome shotgun sequence encodes:
- the LOC127604112 gene encoding ATP-binding cassette sub-family C member 3-like isoform X4 produces the protein MERLCGPELPFWVANQTLHTDQPDLPVCFQLTVLSWLPCIYLWAVSPIYLFYLKKNNRGYIMMSIKNRFKTVFGFLLWVVCWADLFYTFHETQQGISQPPIFFITPLVLGMTMLLATFLIQFERLRGVQSSGVLFIFWFLSGLCAIVPFRSKILQASSKVEVPDKLRFTTFYFYFGLVVLELILCCFNEKPPLFSSVDTDPNVCPESTAGFLSTMTFWWFTSMAVKGYKLPLEAKDLWSLNVRDSATVLVPKLLIEWEKEQAKAKSKQNTSNDVVYSKPPPSTSNHIGEESGTSPEEAEVLLSTRQVLPRQPSFLYSLIKAFGPYFLIGSAYKLLQDIITFVNPQLLRMLISFTKQKGVPDWWGYSLAFLMFFTAFLQTLILHQHFQYCFVTGMHVRTALIGAIYRKSLVITNAAKRSSTVGEVVNLMSVDAQRFMDLTTFLNMLWSAPLQIMLALYFLWQNLGPSVLAGVAVMILLIPFNAVIAVKNRAYQVEQMQHKDSRIKLMNEILNGIKVLKLYAWENSFKEKVLAIRQKELNVLKKAAYLGALSTLAWTSAPFLVALTTFAVYVTVDENNILDAEKAFVSLSLFNILRFPLNMLPQVISSLVQTSVSLKRIQSFLSHDELDPNSVDRKNTASDFSVTVVDGKFTWAKEDSPVLHDINVLVPHGSLLAVVGHVGCGKSSLISALLGEMEKLEGDVSIRGSVAYVPQQAWIQNATLRDNILFGKPYNEQKYRCVLEACALTPDLEVLPGGDMTEIGEKGINLSGGQRQRVSLARALYCDADVYLLDDPLSAVDSHVSKHIFDNLIGPEGALKGKTRILVTHGISYLPQVDNIVVMVDGRVSEMGSYQELLKQNGAFAEFLRNYALEDFVDEDEATEEIIDDEDLFPEDALSNHMDMVQSEPGINEAKRNFIRQISIISADGETSKSRSVRRHGCSQKKHPEPQEKKQQHGMEKLIQAETAETGRVKLKVYLEYAKAVGVLLSVLICILYGCQSAAAIGGNIWLSEWTNDALQNRTADNVNMRVGVYAALGITQGLLMLANCMLSQAYSMVRAAKLMHRNLLQGVLRAPQAFFESTPIGRLINRFSKDMDAIDSQLPHQIDIWMRTF, from the exons GTAGCCAATCAGACACTTCACACGGATCAGCCCGACCTCCCCGTCTGTTTCCAGCTCACTGTCTTATCATGGCTGCCCTGCATTTACCTATGGGCTGTCTCCCCTATCTACCTTTTCTACCTAAAGAAGAACAACAGAGGCTACATCATGATGTCCATCAAGAACCGATTCAAAACG GTGTTTGGCTTCCTGTTATGGGTTGTTTGCTGGGCAGATCTCTTCTACACGTTCCATGAAACGCAGCAGGGAATCAGTCAGCCGCCTATTTTCTTTATCACCCCGCTCGTGCTCGGCATGACCATG CTCCTGGCCACATTTTTGATCCAGTTTGAGAGGTTACGTGGGGTTCAGTCCTCAGGGGTTCTCTTCATCTTCTGGTTCCTGTCTGGGCTATGTGCCATTGTGCCTTTCCGCTCCAAGATCCTCCAGGCATCCAGCAAG GTTGAAGTCCCCGACAAGCTGCGCTTCACCACTTTCTACTTCTACTTTGGCTTGGTGGTCTTGGAGCTGATCCTGTGCTGCTTCAATGAGAAACCGCCGCTCTTTTCCAGCGTTGACACAGACCCC AATGTCTGCCCTGAATCCACAGCTGGTTTTCTATCAACCATGACGTTTTGGTGGTTCACAAG TATGGCCGTGAAAGGATACAAACTGCCTCTTGAGGCCAAGGACCTCTGGTCTCTGAACGTTCGTGACAGCGCCACGGTGCTGGTCCCAAAACTCCTCATAGAGTGGGAAAAGGAGCAAGCCAAAGCCAAGAG TAAACAGAATACATCCAATGACGTTGTCTATTCCAAGCCTCCACCATCCACCAGCAACCACATAGGAGAAGAAAGTGGAACTAGCCCAGAAGAGGCTGAAGTGCTGCTGTCCACTCGCCAAGTTTTACCCCGCCAGCCATCGTTTTTATATTCGCTCATCAAAGCCTTTGGACCTTACTTCCTGATTGGTTCAGCTTACAAGCTTCTGCAGGATATCATCACGTTTGTTAACCCTCAGCTGCTCAG AATGTTGATATCCTTTACGAAGCAAAAAGGTGTCCCTGACTGGTGGGGTTACTCGCTGGCCTTCCTCATGTTCTTCACAGCGTTTTTGCAAACGCTCATCCTCCACCAACACTTTCAGTATTGTTTTGTCACTGGCATGCATGTACGCACAGCTCTCATCGGGGCTATCTACCGAAAG TCGTTAGTAATAACGAACGCTGCCAAACGCTCATCTACGGTGGGAGAGGTGGTTAACTTGATGTCCGTGGATGCTCAGAGGTTCATGGACCTCACCACCTTCCTCAACATGCTGTGGTCTGCTCCTCTTCAGATTATGCTTGCACTATACTTTCTCTGGCAG AATCTGGGGCCCTCAGTTCTGGCTGGAGTCGCTGTGATGATCCTGCTAATTCCATTCAATGCTGTGATTGCCGTGAAGAATCGTGCCTACCAG GTGGAGCAGATGCAGCACAAAGATAGCCGTATTAAACTCATGAATGAGATCCTTAACGGCATCAAAGTGCTGAAGCTGTACGCCTGGGAGAATTCCTTCAAGGAAAAGGTGTTGGCCATCCGGCAGAAGGAGCTCAATGTGCTAAAGAAGGCGGCCTATTTGGGAGCATTGTCGACCCTGGCTTGGACGAGTGCGCCTTTTTTG GTTGCACTGACAACATTTGCTGTGTATGTGACGGTGGATGAGAACAACATCCTGGATGCGGAGAAGGCCTTTGTGTCACTCTCTCTGTTTAATATCCTTCGTTTCCCTCTCAACATGCTCCCTCAAGTTATAAGCAGCCTCGTACAG ACAAGCGTCTCCCTGAAGCGAATCCAGAGTTTCTTGAGTCATGATGAGTTGGATCCAAATTCAGTGGACAGAAAGAACACAGCGTCAG ATTTTTCAGTCACTGTTGTCGATGGGAAATTCACCTGGGCCAAAGAAGATTCTCCTGTGTTGCACGA CATCAACGTGTTGGTGCCTCACGGCTCCCTGCTGGCAGTGGTGGGCCATGTTGGCTGTGGGAAGTCCTCACTGATTTCTGCACTGCTGGGTGAAATGGAGAAACTTGAAGGAGATGTTTCCATTCGG ggATCAGTGGCCTACGTTCCTCAGCAGGCCTGGATACAGAATGCCACGCTGCGTGATAATATCCTGTTTGGGAAACCGTACAATGAACAAAAGTACCGTTGCGTTTTGGAGGCCTGCGCCTTAACCCCTGACCTGGAGGTTTTGCCAGGAGGAGACATGACGGAAATAGGAGAAAAG GGCATCAATCTCTCTGGAGGCCAGAGACAGAGGGTCAGCCTCGCCCGAGCTCTATATTGTGATGCAGATGTCTACCTGCTGGATGACCCGTTGTCTGCTGTTGACTCCCATGTGTCCAAACACATATTTGACAACCTAATAGGTCCAGAAGGAGCACTAAAGGGCAAG ACGCGTATTCTGGTGACACATGGCATTAGTTACCTGCCCCAGGTGGACAATATAGTGGTCATGGTGGATGGAAGAGTGTCAGAGATGGGCTCATATCAAGAGCTGCTCAAGCAGAATGGAGCATTTGCTGAATTTCTCAGAAATTATGCTCTGGAGGACTTCGTAGACGAAGATGAGGCCacag AGGAAATAATCGATGACGAAGATTTGTTCCCAGAAGATGCCCTTAGTAACCACATGGACATGGTGCAGAGTGAACCGGGAATTAATGAAGCGAAGAGAAACTTCATCAG GCAAATCAGCATCATTTCAGCAGATGGTGAGACATCTAAGTCCCGGTCAGTGAGGAGGCATGGCTGCAGTCAGAAGAAGCACCCAGAGCCACAAGAAAAGAAGCAGCAACATGGGATGGAGAAACTCATCCAGGCAGAGACTGCAGAAACAGGCAGG GTCAAGCTAAAGGTCTACCTTGAGTACGCAAAGGCAGTGGGAGTGCTCCTGTCTGTGCTGATCTGCATTTTATATGGCTGCCAGAGTGCAGCTGCAATTGGAGGAAACATTTGGCTCAGTGAGTGGACCAACGATGCCTTGCAAAATCGGACTGCGGACAATGTTAATATGAGGGTGGGTGTGTACGCAGCACTTGGAATTACACAAG GTCTGCTGATGTTGGCTAACTGCATGTTGTCCCAGGCCTACAGTATGGTACGGGCAGCCAAGCTCATGCACCGCAACCTGCTCCAGGGGGTCCTGCGAGCGCCGCAGGCTTTCTTTGAGAGCACCCCCATTGGGCGGTTAATAAACCGCTTCAGCAAAGACATGGATGCCATAGACTCCCAGCTCCCACATCAAATTGACATATGGATGCGCACTTTCTG
- the LOC127604112 gene encoding ATP-binding cassette sub-family C member 3-like isoform X3 produces the protein MERLCGPELPFWVANQTLHTDQPDLPVCFQLTVLSWLPCIYLWAVSPIYLFYLKKNNRGYIMMSIKNRFKTVFGFLLWVVCWADLFYTFHETQQGISQPPIFFITPLVLGMTMLLATFLIQFERLRGVQSSGVLFIFWFLSGLCAIVPFRSKILQASSKVEVPDKLRFTTFYFYFGLVVLELILCCFNEKPPLFSSVDTDPNVCPESTAGFLSTMTFWWFTSMAVKGYKLPLEAKDLWSLNVRDSATVLVPKLLIEWEKEQAKAKSKQNTSNDVVYSKPPPSTSNHIGEESGTSPEEAEVLLSTRQVLPRQPSFLYSLIKAFGPYFLIGSAYKLLQDIITFVNPQLLRMLISFTKQKGVPDWWGYSLAFLMFFTAFLQTLILHQHFQYCFVTGMHVRTALIGAIYRKSLVITNAAKRSSTVGEVVNLMSVDAQRFMDLTTFLNMLWSAPLQIMLALYFLWQNLGPSVLAGVAVMILLIPFNAVIAVKNRAYQVEQMQHKDSRIKLMNEILNGIKVLKLYAWENSFKEKVLAIRQKELNVLKKAAYLGALSTLAWTSAPFLVALTTFAVYVTVDENNILDAEKAFVSLSLFNILRFPLNMLPQVISSLVQTSVSLKRIQSFLSHDELDPNSVDRKNTASDFSVTVVDGKFTWAKEDSPVLHDINVLVPHGSLLAVVGHVGCGKSSLISALLGEMEKLEGDVSIRGSVAYVPQQAWIQNATLRDNILFGKPYNEQKYRCVLEACALTPDLEVLPGGDMTEIGEKGINLSGGQRQRVSLARALYCDADVYLLDDPLSAVDSHVSKHIFDNLIGPEGALKGKTRILVTHGISYLPQVDNIVVMVDGRVSEMGSYQELLKQNGAFAEFLRNYALEDFVDEDEATEEIIDDEDLFPEDALSNHMDMVQSEPGINEAKRNFIRQISIISADGETSKSRSVRRHGCSQKKHPEPQEKKQQHGMEKLIQAETAETGRVKLKVYLEYAKAVGVLLSVLICILYGCQSAAAIGGNIWLSEWTNDALQNRTADNVNMRVGVYAALGITQGVLVMISSFTFAMGNIGAARKLHHNLLVNKLHTLQSFFDTTPIGRIINRFSKDIYLIDETLPSTVLMFLVTFFVSLSTIIVIISSTPIFAVVIAPLAFVYIFVQVC, from the exons GTAGCCAATCAGACACTTCACACGGATCAGCCCGACCTCCCCGTCTGTTTCCAGCTCACTGTCTTATCATGGCTGCCCTGCATTTACCTATGGGCTGTCTCCCCTATCTACCTTTTCTACCTAAAGAAGAACAACAGAGGCTACATCATGATGTCCATCAAGAACCGATTCAAAACG GTGTTTGGCTTCCTGTTATGGGTTGTTTGCTGGGCAGATCTCTTCTACACGTTCCATGAAACGCAGCAGGGAATCAGTCAGCCGCCTATTTTCTTTATCACCCCGCTCGTGCTCGGCATGACCATG CTCCTGGCCACATTTTTGATCCAGTTTGAGAGGTTACGTGGGGTTCAGTCCTCAGGGGTTCTCTTCATCTTCTGGTTCCTGTCTGGGCTATGTGCCATTGTGCCTTTCCGCTCCAAGATCCTCCAGGCATCCAGCAAG GTTGAAGTCCCCGACAAGCTGCGCTTCACCACTTTCTACTTCTACTTTGGCTTGGTGGTCTTGGAGCTGATCCTGTGCTGCTTCAATGAGAAACCGCCGCTCTTTTCCAGCGTTGACACAGACCCC AATGTCTGCCCTGAATCCACAGCTGGTTTTCTATCAACCATGACGTTTTGGTGGTTCACAAG TATGGCCGTGAAAGGATACAAACTGCCTCTTGAGGCCAAGGACCTCTGGTCTCTGAACGTTCGTGACAGCGCCACGGTGCTGGTCCCAAAACTCCTCATAGAGTGGGAAAAGGAGCAAGCCAAAGCCAAGAG TAAACAGAATACATCCAATGACGTTGTCTATTCCAAGCCTCCACCATCCACCAGCAACCACATAGGAGAAGAAAGTGGAACTAGCCCAGAAGAGGCTGAAGTGCTGCTGTCCACTCGCCAAGTTTTACCCCGCCAGCCATCGTTTTTATATTCGCTCATCAAAGCCTTTGGACCTTACTTCCTGATTGGTTCAGCTTACAAGCTTCTGCAGGATATCATCACGTTTGTTAACCCTCAGCTGCTCAG AATGTTGATATCCTTTACGAAGCAAAAAGGTGTCCCTGACTGGTGGGGTTACTCGCTGGCCTTCCTCATGTTCTTCACAGCGTTTTTGCAAACGCTCATCCTCCACCAACACTTTCAGTATTGTTTTGTCACTGGCATGCATGTACGCACAGCTCTCATCGGGGCTATCTACCGAAAG TCGTTAGTAATAACGAACGCTGCCAAACGCTCATCTACGGTGGGAGAGGTGGTTAACTTGATGTCCGTGGATGCTCAGAGGTTCATGGACCTCACCACCTTCCTCAACATGCTGTGGTCTGCTCCTCTTCAGATTATGCTTGCACTATACTTTCTCTGGCAG AATCTGGGGCCCTCAGTTCTGGCTGGAGTCGCTGTGATGATCCTGCTAATTCCATTCAATGCTGTGATTGCCGTGAAGAATCGTGCCTACCAG GTGGAGCAGATGCAGCACAAAGATAGCCGTATTAAACTCATGAATGAGATCCTTAACGGCATCAAAGTGCTGAAGCTGTACGCCTGGGAGAATTCCTTCAAGGAAAAGGTGTTGGCCATCCGGCAGAAGGAGCTCAATGTGCTAAAGAAGGCGGCCTATTTGGGAGCATTGTCGACCCTGGCTTGGACGAGTGCGCCTTTTTTG GTTGCACTGACAACATTTGCTGTGTATGTGACGGTGGATGAGAACAACATCCTGGATGCGGAGAAGGCCTTTGTGTCACTCTCTCTGTTTAATATCCTTCGTTTCCCTCTCAACATGCTCCCTCAAGTTATAAGCAGCCTCGTACAG ACAAGCGTCTCCCTGAAGCGAATCCAGAGTTTCTTGAGTCATGATGAGTTGGATCCAAATTCAGTGGACAGAAAGAACACAGCGTCAG ATTTTTCAGTCACTGTTGTCGATGGGAAATTCACCTGGGCCAAAGAAGATTCTCCTGTGTTGCACGA CATCAACGTGTTGGTGCCTCACGGCTCCCTGCTGGCAGTGGTGGGCCATGTTGGCTGTGGGAAGTCCTCACTGATTTCTGCACTGCTGGGTGAAATGGAGAAACTTGAAGGAGATGTTTCCATTCGG ggATCAGTGGCCTACGTTCCTCAGCAGGCCTGGATACAGAATGCCACGCTGCGTGATAATATCCTGTTTGGGAAACCGTACAATGAACAAAAGTACCGTTGCGTTTTGGAGGCCTGCGCCTTAACCCCTGACCTGGAGGTTTTGCCAGGAGGAGACATGACGGAAATAGGAGAAAAG GGCATCAATCTCTCTGGAGGCCAGAGACAGAGGGTCAGCCTCGCCCGAGCTCTATATTGTGATGCAGATGTCTACCTGCTGGATGACCCGTTGTCTGCTGTTGACTCCCATGTGTCCAAACACATATTTGACAACCTAATAGGTCCAGAAGGAGCACTAAAGGGCAAG ACGCGTATTCTGGTGACACATGGCATTAGTTACCTGCCCCAGGTGGACAATATAGTGGTCATGGTGGATGGAAGAGTGTCAGAGATGGGCTCATATCAAGAGCTGCTCAAGCAGAATGGAGCATTTGCTGAATTTCTCAGAAATTATGCTCTGGAGGACTTCGTAGACGAAGATGAGGCCacag AGGAAATAATCGATGACGAAGATTTGTTCCCAGAAGATGCCCTTAGTAACCACATGGACATGGTGCAGAGTGAACCGGGAATTAATGAAGCGAAGAGAAACTTCATCAG GCAAATCAGCATCATTTCAGCAGATGGTGAGACATCTAAGTCCCGGTCAGTGAGGAGGCATGGCTGCAGTCAGAAGAAGCACCCAGAGCCACAAGAAAAGAAGCAGCAACATGGGATGGAGAAACTCATCCAGGCAGAGACTGCAGAAACAGGCAGG GTCAAGCTAAAGGTCTACCTTGAGTACGCAAAGGCAGTGGGAGTGCTCCTGTCTGTGCTGATCTGCATTTTATATGGCTGCCAGAGTGCAGCTGCAATTGGAGGAAACATTTGGCTCAGTGAGTGGACCAACGATGCCTTGCAAAATCGGACTGCGGACAATGTTAATATGAGGGTGGGTGTGTACGCAGCACTTGGAATTACACAAG GTGTCCTGGTCATGATCTCTTCCTTTACATTTGCAATGGGAAACATCGGGGCAGCGCGGAAGCTGCACCATAACCTGCTCGTCAACAAACTTCACACACTCCAGTCGTTTTTTGACACCACTCCCATAGGACGCATCATCAACCGCTTCTCCAAAGACATCTACTTGATCGATGAGACCTTGCCTTCTACTGTGCTCATGTTCCTGGTCACCTTTTTTGTGTCTCTCTCCACCATAATTGTCATCATTTCCAGCACTCCCATCTTTGCGGTTGTCATAGCACCCCTGGCTTTCGTATACATCTTTGTCCAG GTCTGCTGA